A single genomic interval of Neisseria leonii harbors:
- a CDS encoding MFS transporter, which produces MTAGNTPVRAADWGVRLAVMLTGLFAFLQVYSVQAVLPFLMRDLAAGEVEAGLAVGATVAGVDLVSPIIIKKKNAFGRKRFIVGSLLFLAVPTALLGWSDSMREMMMWRLLQGVAVPGITVVLIAYVGEEFEGALMTRLMGLYVAGTVLGGFLGRFLLGHLNDWLGWRQGFWIMAAFSALGALFVRQRLPESRRFEAKPDFQTALSTLYGHLHNPYVLTACLLGACVLYSLVGCFTYINLHLADTPYRLGSSDLANLFAVYLIGMVITPLSSRLIGRWGSAKTVMGAVLLSALGVVGTLAAPLWLIVLSLAAMSSGVFIAQAATISYIAAYVSQGRSLASGLYYAAYYGGGTLGAWLCGLAYAYGRWQTVVLMLLAVQAAALAVAAKGMRKAV; this is translated from the coding sequence CGGCTGGCGGTAATGCTGACCGGCCTGTTTGCGTTTTTGCAGGTGTATTCGGTGCAGGCCGTGCTGCCGTTTCTGATGCGCGATTTGGCGGCAGGTGAGGTGGAGGCCGGGTTGGCGGTGGGGGCGACGGTGGCGGGTGTAGATCTCGTTTCTCCCATTATCATTAAAAAAAAAAATGCGTTCGGGCGCAAACGCTTTATTGTCGGCAGCCTGCTGTTTCTGGCTGTGCCCACCGCGCTGCTGGGCTGGTCGGATTCGATGCGCGAAATGATGATGTGGCGGCTGTTGCAGGGCGTGGCGGTGCCGGGGATTACGGTGGTGCTGATTGCCTATGTGGGCGAAGAGTTTGAAGGGGCGCTGATGACGCGCCTGATGGGGCTGTATGTGGCGGGTACGGTGTTGGGCGGTTTCCTCGGCCGCTTTCTGCTCGGCCATTTGAACGACTGGCTGGGCTGGCGGCAGGGGTTTTGGATAATGGCGGCTTTCAGCGCATTGGGTGCACTGTTCGTCCGGCAGCGGCTGCCCGAATCGCGCCGTTTTGAGGCCAAACCCGATTTTCAGACGGCCTTGTCCACGCTTTACGGCCATTTGCACAACCCTTATGTGCTGACGGCCTGCCTGCTCGGTGCCTGTGTGCTGTATTCGCTGGTGGGCTGTTTTACCTATATCAACCTGCATCTGGCCGATACGCCGTACCGTTTGGGCAGCTCGGATTTGGCCAATCTGTTTGCAGTTTATTTAATCGGCATGGTGATTACCCCTTTATCGTCGCGCCTGATCGGCCGCTGGGGCAGTGCGAAAACCGTCATGGGGGCGGTGCTGCTGTCGGCATTGGGGGTAGTCGGTACGCTGGCCGCGCCTTTGTGGCTGATTGTGCTGTCGCTGGCCGCCATGTCCAGCGGTGTATTTATCGCGCAGGCGGCTACCATCAGCTATATTGCCGCCTACGTTTCCCAAGGGCGGTCGCTGGCTTCGGGTCTGTATTATGCGGCATATTACGGCGGCGGTACGTTGGGGGCGTGGCTGTGCGGGCTGGCATATGCCTACGGCCGGTGGCAGACGGTGGTGCTGATGCTGCTGGCGGTTCAGGCAGCGGCATTGGCGGTGGCGGCAAAAGGTATGCGCAAGGCCGTCTGA